One part of the Deinococcota bacterium genome encodes these proteins:
- a CDS encoding transposase, whose amino-acid sequence MPPLPTALQKVLLPFACLFTRPTWCKVQVLLVGAVLAPGKRTVTAALRVMGLAQQSDFAKYHQVLNRASWSAFKASRVLLGLLLNAFDSGGPLVFGIDETLRTLGQEDQR is encoded by the coding sequence ATGCCCCCACTACCCACAGCGTTACAGAAGGTGCTGTTACCTTTTGCTTGCCTGTTCACGAGACCCACCTGGTGCAAGGTACAGGTACTTCTGGTTGGGGCTGTGCTCGCGCCAGGCAAACGTACAGTGACAGCCGCCTTACGGGTGATGGGTCTGGCTCAGCAAAGCGACTTCGCGAAGTACCACCAGGTCTTGAACCGGGCATCTTGGTCGGCCTTCAAGGCGAGCCGTGTTCTGCTCGGCTTGCTGCTCAACGCCTTTGATAGCGGTGGGCCTCTGGTCTTTGGGATCGATGAGACACTCAGGACGCTGGGGCAGGAAGATCAGCGCTAG